CCGGCGGCTCGCGGCCGGGCGCCGGGGGGCCGGGCGCGACGCCTATATCCTTCTCTCCGACCCCGGAGGCCCGGTCGGCCCGGTCGGCGAAGGGCTCTTTCCCGGAGACGGTCACTGCAGCTTTTCCCCGGACGGCCGCTGGATGCTGACCGATACCTATCCCGACCCCGACCATCGGCGGCGGCTGCTGCTGTACGACCTTGACGAACGGGAGCTTTCGCGGCTGGGGACGTTCTCCTCCCTCCCCTCTCCCCGTTTTCGGCTCGGCCCCGGCTGGGATACGGGCGGAAGCCGGTGCGACCTGCATCCGCGGTGGAACAGGGCCGGGACCGGGATCTGCTTCGATTCCGTCCACGAGGGGGAGCGCCGGGTCTACCGCCTCGACCTGGAGTTTGGCCGGTGAAGGCGGAGACGGCGCGCAGAGTCGTGCTCATCGGCCTGGACGGGGCCGATTTCGAAAAGGTGTCCGCCTGGCGACCGCGGCTTCCTTTCCTCGACGAACTGATCTCGCGCGGCGGCGTCGGTCCCCTGGCCAGCACCCTTCCTCCCTTCACCCTGACCGCCTGGAGCACGGCCATGTCGGGGATGAACCCGGGCCGGACCGGGGTCAACTGTTTCCCCGGCCGCGACTTCGCCCGCGAACCCATCGAGGTCGATTCCGGCTCGGTGGCCGTTCCCCGCATCTGGGATGTCGCCGGAGCCGCCGGCAGAAAATCGATCGTCCTCAACGTCCCCCTCACCTATCCTCCTCCCCGGGTCGACGGCTGCCTGGTCAGCGGATTCATGACCCCCTCGGGGGCGGAGACCTTCACCTGGCCCGACGCGCTCCGCGGCGAACTGCCGAAAAATTACCGGACTTCACTGGGTTTCGCCCAGCACCGGAGCGAGCCCGATTATTTTCTCCGCCATCTCTACGATCTCACCGACACCCAGTTCGAGGCCGCGGACGCGCTCCTGGCGGGCCGGCCCTGGGACGTGTTCGTCTTCGTGGTCTCGGGAACGGATTGGGTGCAGCATTATTTCTGCCGCGGGCCGGGCGAACCCGGTTCCGCGCAGGGAGAAGAGCGCATTCTCGAGTATTACCGGCACGTGGACGAGAAGCTTGCCCGCTTGAGTCGGAAATTCGAAGACGCCGATATCCTGATCATTTCCGACCACGGGTTCGGAAAGATCCCCTCACGGGCCGCGGCCGTAAACGCCTGGTTGGCCCGGGAAGGCTTCCTGACCCCGCGCGGGGGCGGAACTCACCGCCTGCTCGCCGCCTCCCGCCTGAGGAAGCTGCCCCTGGCCGGCCTGGCCCGGCGGGTGCTTCCCGTCCGCGTCCGGGAAAAAGTCGCCCGGGCCGGACGGCCCACGCGGAACGCGTTCGACTGGGAGGCGACCCGGGCGCACTTCGCCCTTTTTATGAACCATACCGGATATATCCGCATCGACCGCGGAGAAAGAGAGGCCACGAAACGGCTCCTGGAAGAGAAGCTCGGGGAATTCAACCGAACCGCGCCGGGCGGCCCGGTCTTCGCCCGCGTGGTCGCCCGGGAAGACGAGTTTGCCGGTCCTTTCCGGGACGCATTCCCGGATATTTTCCTGGAGTTCGCCCCCGAGTGGATCGGGACCGAAAACCCCTCCGGCCGGATTTTTTCGGAGATCCCGCCGGGGGGACGGGCCGCCGCGACCCACCGCAGCCGGGGGATTCTGATCGCGGCCGGCCCCTCCATACGCCGGGACTGGCGGACGCGATCCTCCCTGGAAGATGTCGCCCCCACCGTCTACCACCTGCTCGGCCTGGAGCTGCCCGAAGCGACCGACGGGCGGGTGCTGGAGGAAATTTTCCGGCCGGAGGCGGACGCCGCCCGGCGAAGCCCGCGGCGACGGGCTTACGAATACACCCCGGCCCGCACCGGGACGTATTCCCCCGAGGACCGCGAGGATCTTCAAAAACGCCTGGCCGCGCTCGGCTACCTCGATTGACCCGGCCGGGGCCGGCGTGGCCGCGGGCCGGAGGGTGGGGTACAATACGGCAAAGGAGAACAAGCTTGGACCCGACATTCCAGGTCGTCGTCAGCGTGGGAGGGCGGTTTCACGCCTTCGAACTGGCCCGGCAGCTGCACCGCCGCGGCTGTCTGAAAAGGCTGATTACCTCCTACCCCCGGGGGATCGCCGTCCGGGCCGGGGTTCCCCGGGATAAGATCGTTTCCGCCCCGGCCAAGGAGATCGTCTTCCGGGGATGGCGGCGGCTGCCGGGACCGCTGCGGGAGCGGTTCCGCCCCCATTTCCTGGTCAGCGACCTCTTCGACCGCAGCGCTCGAAAAGCCCTGGAAGAGTGCGATATCGTCACCGGCTGGTCGGGGTTTTCGAAGCGGACGTTCGAAAAAGCCCGCCGGCAGGGCACGGTCACGGTGCTCGAACGGGGAAGCTCCCATATTCTGACCCAGGCCGAGCTGTTGGAACGAGAGTACCGCGCCCGCGGCCTGCGGCCGATCGGGCCCCATCCCCGCATCATCGAGAAAGAGCTGGAGGAGTACGCTCGAGCGGATTACATCGCCATCCCCAGCACGTTCGTCGAAGCCAGCTTCCGAGAACACGGAGTTCCTCCCTCCAAGCTCATCCGAATCCCTTACGGAACCGACCTGGAACGGTTCCGGCCCGGGGACGGACCGGCCGACGGGATCTTCCGGGTCGTCTTCGCCGGGCGCATCTGCCTGCGCAAAGGCGTTTATTACCTGCTCAAGGCCTTTACCGATCTGGACCTCGACGGATCCGAGCTGCTCCTGGCCGGGGACGTCGACCGGGAAGCGGCTCCCCTCCTGCGCCGATACCGCCGACGGGTCACCTGGCTGGGGAAGCTTTCCCCGGAGGAACTGGCCCGGCTCTACCGCCGGGCCACGGTCTTCGTCATGCCCTCCATCGAGGAGGGCATGGCCATGGTCCAGGTGCAGGCCCTGGCCTCGGGTCTGCCCCTGCTCTGCACCCCCAACTCGGGCGGAGGCGATCTGATCGCGGACGGCCGCGAGGGCCTGGTCTTCCCCGCCGGGGACGCCGACGCTCTGGGGGAGAGCCTGCTGAGCCTCTACCGCGACCGGGACAAGGTCCGGGCGATGAGCGCGGCGGCGGCGGCGGCGGCGCGGAGGTTCGGCTGGGACGAGTACGGGAAACATGTTCACGGCGCCTACCGGAGGATCCTGGAGGAGCGCCGATGAGCGAACACGGCGCCAGGGAATACGTTCCCTTCGTTCCGGCCCTGAACGTGCGCAGCCGGATCGCGGCCTGGTGCTCCGTCGGCCTGGGGTTCTGCTCCTTCCTCTTTCTCCAGGGGAACCAGGACGTCATCACCTCGTTCGGTTTCTCTCTCTGCCTCACCATCCTCGGGATCGTCTGTTTCCGCTGGTGGACCAGCCCCGTGCATCCGGGCCTCTTCAACTACTTCTCCCCCCACGCCATCATCCTCCTGCATTTCTTCATCTACTTCGGTCCGGGGAACCTGCTGCCCCTGGCTTTCCCCGAACAGATCGTCATCACCTACGGCTCCCAGGACTATTACCTGCCCACGCTCATGATCGCCATCCTGGGGGCGGTCGTTTTCGATTTCTGCTACCGCTTCCTCTGCCGGTGGCTCAAGCTCAACCGCTCCCTGGAGGAGTGCGTGGCCGGATTCTACTCGCCCCGGATTCAGGCCAGCATCGCCCCCACGGCCCTGGTCTGGTTCGTGGTCTGCACGGCTATTTTCCTGTACATGTCCCGGACGTACCTGATGATGACCTTCCGGTTCGTGGGAGTGGCCCAGACCATCGACACCACCTACTCCACCGCCGGGCCCGCCCTGCTCGGCGTGGCCTGGGGCCTGGGGAGCCTGCTGCTCTGGCGGCAACAGGCCAAAATCGGCAGAGTTCTGGTAACGGGCATGCTCGTTTCCCTTCTCCCGATTTACCTCGCCTACCAGAACCGCCGTCTCTTTCTTTATTCCATGGTCTCCACCCTCATGGCCTATCTGTTCGTCCGGGTCGGCCGCTTCACCCCCCGGAAGCTGATCGGGGCCTTCGCCCTCATGGCCGCGGCTTTCGTGTTGATCAGCATGGCCAAGGTCACGGTGACCAGGGCCGACTACTCCCTGGGGCGCTACACCCAGGAAGAGAAAGACATCTTCTCCCGGGCGCAGAGAATCGTCTCCTCCCCCGACTTTCTCAAGCTCCAGCCCCTGGAAGGACTGCTTCAGCATAACGCCCGGGAACGGATGGCGGGGCTGGACTGGCCCGCCGCCATCATGGGGGCGCACCTGAGCCGGAACATCCCCTTCATGGAAGGGGAAGTCAACCTGGCCTCGGCGGCCATGGCCGTTCCCCGTCTGCTCTGGCCGAACAAACCCTCGGTCGGAATCGGAACCCTGGTCTACACCCACTACGGACTCGCCGCCATCGACCCCCTGGGCACCCCCCTCTCGGCCGCCTACGCCGACTGGGGAGTCCTCGGCATTCTGTTCGGTTTCTCTTTTCTTACCCTCCTCTTCGTCCTGGGCCTGAAGGCGATCACCCTGCGGCGCGACGGGATCGTCATCTACGTCGGAGCCCTCTCCATGCTCATGCGATTCGAAGATACCCTGGTCCGCTACCCGATCCGGTGGCTGCGCTGGGTGGCGATTCTCATGGTCGCAAACGCCGTTATACGCTACATTTTCGAAGTCTATGCCTACCGAAAGGATAAGAGCGGCGATTAACTGTCTCTCCCTCTCCAGCGGAGGCGGCATCACCTACATGGTCAACCTCCTGCCGGCGCTGGGAAAGATCGACCGGGAGAACCGTTACCTGATCCTGGTCACCCCCCGCAACGCCCGCTTCATCCCGGCGCTGCCCGATAATTTCGAAACGATCGTCGTCGGCATCCCCTTGGGTTCCAATATCCTCCGCGGGGGCTACGAACAGTGCCTCCTCCCCTCCCGCCTGCGCCGGGAAAACGTCGACCTGCTCTACTCGCCGGCCGACCTCACGCCTCTGCGCTCCCGGACTCCGGTGGTTCTGGCCATGCGCAACCCCAATCTGTACGGCGGACGCGATCGGGAATGGTCGCTGCCCAACCGGTTCCGAATCGGCCTGCTCAAGTTCATGGCCCGGCGGGCGGGGCGAAAAGCCGACAAGATCATCTTCGTCTCCGCGTCCTCGCGCGACGCGATCGCCGAGCGCCTGGGGTTGCCCCTCGACCGCTGCGCGGTCGTGCACCACGGGATCGACGCCCGGCTCTTCGCCGAACCCGCCGCGGCGGCGCTCCCCCCGGAGATTCCCGAGCGCTGTCTCCTCTCCATATCCACCATCTACCACTACAAGAATTTTCTGCGTCTGCTGGAAGCCTACCTTTCCCTGCTGCGGGAGAACCGCCCACCGCCGCCTCCCCTGGTCATCGCCGGGGGCAACGCCGACGAACCCTACTACCGG
Above is a genomic segment from bacterium containing:
- a CDS encoding glycosyltransferase family 1 protein, with the translated sequence MPTERIRAAINCLSLSSGGGITYMVNLLPALGKIDRENRYLILVTPRNARFIPALPDNFETIVVGIPLGSNILRGGYEQCLLPSRLRRENVDLLYSPADLTPLRSRTPVVLAMRNPNLYGGRDREWSLPNRFRIGLLKFMARRAGRKADKIIFVSASSRDAIAERLGLPLDRCAVVHHGIDARLFAEPAAAALPPEIPERCLLSISTIYHYKNFLRLLEAYLSLLRENRPPPPPLVIAGGNADEPYYRQMLSFIERHGLREKIVLPGNIPYPSIPALYARAEAFVFPSRLETFGHPSLEAMAAGVPVAAADIPVMREILGPAALYFSPDRAGEIAGCIRELLDDGERRRELIARGRERVLQFTWERSARETLAIFRETARRRQEP
- a CDS encoding glycosyltransferase family 4 protein, whose translation is MDPTFQVVVSVGGRFHAFELARQLHRRGCLKRLITSYPRGIAVRAGVPRDKIVSAPAKEIVFRGWRRLPGPLRERFRPHFLVSDLFDRSARKALEECDIVTGWSGFSKRTFEKARRQGTVTVLERGSSHILTQAELLEREYRARGLRPIGPHPRIIEKELEEYARADYIAIPSTFVEASFREHGVPPSKLIRIPYGTDLERFRPGDGPADGIFRVVFAGRICLRKGVYYLLKAFTDLDLDGSELLLAGDVDREAAPLLRRYRRRVTWLGKLSPEELARLYRRATVFVMPSIEEGMAMVQVQALASGLPLLCTPNSGGGDLIADGREGLVFPAGDADALGESLLSLYRDRDKVRAMSAAAAAAARRFGWDEYGKHVHGAYRRILEERR
- a CDS encoding alkaline phosphatase family protein, with product MKAETARRVVLIGLDGADFEKVSAWRPRLPFLDELISRGGVGPLASTLPPFTLTAWSTAMSGMNPGRTGVNCFPGRDFAREPIEVDSGSVAVPRIWDVAGAAGRKSIVLNVPLTYPPPRVDGCLVSGFMTPSGAETFTWPDALRGELPKNYRTSLGFAQHRSEPDYFLRHLYDLTDTQFEAADALLAGRPWDVFVFVVSGTDWVQHYFCRGPGEPGSAQGEERILEYYRHVDEKLARLSRKFEDADILIISDHGFGKIPSRAAAVNAWLAREGFLTPRGGGTHRLLAASRLRKLPLAGLARRVLPVRVREKVARAGRPTRNAFDWEATRAHFALFMNHTGYIRIDRGEREATKRLLEEKLGEFNRTAPGGPVFARVVAREDEFAGPFRDAFPDIFLEFAPEWIGTENPSGRIFSEIPPGGRAAATHRSRGILIAAGPSIRRDWRTRSSLEDVAPTVYHLLGLELPEATDGRVLEEIFRPEADAARRSPRRRAYEYTPARTGTYSPEDREDLQKRLAALGYLD